A portion of the Pseudomonas sp. GR 6-02 genome contains these proteins:
- a CDS encoding MFS transporter, producing MFPSQSSRVASAQSVATGGIGDKIRGAMAVGKTRWGMLALVFFATTLNYIDRAALGVMQPILAKELSWTAMDYANINFWFQVGYAVGFVLQGRLIDRVGVKRVFFFAVLLWSLATGAHGLATSAAGFMVCRFILGLTEAANYPACVKTTRLWFPAGERAVATGIFNAGTNVGAMFTPMLLPLILHAWGWQAAFLCMAALGGIWLLFWGLKYFNPEDHPSVKQSELDYIQKEVEPEQSRVPFSRILRMRGTWAFALAYSITAPVFWFYLYWLPPFLNQQYNLGINVTQMGIPLIIIYLTADFGSVGGGILSSFLIGRGINPIKARLMSMFLFACCIIGVVMAAGSSSLWLAVFAISLAIGAHQAWTANIWSLVMDYTPKHMMSTVFGFGGMCAAIGGMFMTQLVGHILTITNNNYTVLFTIIPAMYFIALTWMYFMAPRKIPTVKD from the coding sequence ATGTTTCCTTCTCAAAGCTCTCGCGTGGCTTCGGCCCAAAGCGTCGCCACTGGCGGCATCGGCGACAAAATCCGCGGCGCCATGGCCGTCGGAAAAACCCGCTGGGGAATGCTGGCGCTGGTATTTTTCGCCACCACCCTGAACTACATCGACCGCGCCGCCCTGGGCGTCATGCAGCCGATCCTGGCCAAGGAACTGAGCTGGACGGCGATGGACTACGCCAACATCAACTTCTGGTTCCAGGTCGGCTACGCCGTCGGTTTCGTGCTGCAAGGCCGGTTGATCGACCGGGTCGGCGTGAAGCGCGTGTTCTTCTTCGCGGTACTGCTCTGGAGCCTGGCCACCGGCGCTCATGGCCTGGCCACTTCGGCGGCGGGCTTCATGGTCTGCCGGTTCATTCTCGGCCTGACTGAAGCCGCCAACTACCCGGCCTGCGTGAAAACCACCCGGTTGTGGTTCCCTGCTGGCGAGCGCGCCGTGGCCACCGGTATTTTCAACGCCGGGACCAACGTCGGTGCGATGTTCACACCGATGCTGCTGCCACTGATTCTTCACGCTTGGGGCTGGCAAGCCGCGTTCCTGTGCATGGCGGCGCTGGGCGGAATCTGGTTGCTGTTCTGGGGCCTGAAGTACTTCAACCCGGAAGATCACCCGAGCGTTAAACAATCGGAACTGGACTACATCCAGAAGGAAGTCGAACCGGAACAATCCCGCGTACCGTTCTCGCGAATCCTGCGCATGCGTGGCACCTGGGCCTTCGCCCTCGCCTACTCGATCACCGCGCCGGTGTTCTGGTTCTACCTGTACTGGCTGCCGCCGTTCCTCAATCAGCAATACAACCTGGGGATCAACGTGACCCAGATGGGTATTCCGCTGATCATTATCTACCTCACGGCTGACTTCGGCAGCGTCGGCGGCGGGATCCTGTCTTCGTTCCTGATCGGTCGCGGGATCAACCCGATCAAGGCCCGACTGATGTCCATGTTCCTGTTCGCCTGCTGCATCATCGGCGTGGTCATGGCCGCCGGTTCGAGCAGCCTGTGGCTCGCGGTGTTCGCCATCTCCCTGGCCATCGGCGCGCACCAGGCCTGGACCGCGAACATCTGGAGCCTGGTGATGGACTACACGCCTAAACACATGATGAGTACGGTGTTCGGCTTCGGCGGCATGTGCGCGGCGATCGGCGGGATGTTCATGACCCAGTTGGTCGGCCACATTCTGACCATCACCAACAACAACTACACCGTGTTGTTCACCATCATTCCGGCGATGTACTTCATCGCGCTGACCTGGATGTACTTCATGGCACCGCGCAAGATTCCGACCGTAAAAGATTGA
- a CDS encoding methyl-accepting chemotaxis protein: MSPGNLSIAKRAVISFGVIALLVLLQGLFALKQVAQVRATGQHTENVSLPSIRHLGEIRDYILSIRVLSLRMALNRDPKVLDATVTRLHQVQGWLAETLEKFTPLVGDYNRGPYEKFVATVTSYRQALAQYEALSRENRSEEMTALLNGKIQDYSTQTGDQFAELMALSANEVSLSANQADSLYNQVKITVIGALIAVALLTLCLAWLLIRSIVLPIRQAVDVAEQVAAGDLSQPIRSHGADETARLLKALSAMQTSLRETLQLISGTSTQLAAAALQMNQSTQQDSSRLQQQHNEIEQAATAVNEMTVAVEEVARNAVSTSDSTRQSTQQANQGQARVIETLDSIQAMSSNAGIALQQVQTLAEQSREIGKVLDVIRAIAEQTNLLALNAAIEAARAGEAGRGFAVVADEVRALAHRTQQSTREIEQIIGRVQGDTNGVVMSMHDNSQRVADTLSIAEQAGLALAEITRAMEQIHERNLVIASASEEQAQVAREVDRNLLNIRDLSLESADAATRTSATSQELSRLAAGLQNLVVRFKF, translated from the coding sequence ATGTCGCCAGGTAACTTGAGCATCGCCAAACGTGCCGTGATCAGCTTCGGCGTCATCGCCCTGCTGGTCCTGTTGCAGGGGCTGTTCGCCCTTAAACAGGTCGCGCAGGTTCGCGCCACCGGCCAGCACACTGAAAACGTCTCCCTGCCCAGCATTCGCCACCTGGGTGAAATCCGCGACTACATCCTGAGTATTCGCGTGCTCAGCCTGCGCATGGCGCTCAACCGTGATCCAAAGGTGCTCGATGCCACCGTCACACGCCTGCACCAAGTGCAGGGTTGGCTTGCAGAGACGCTGGAAAAATTCACTCCGCTGGTCGGTGATTACAACCGGGGGCCGTACGAAAAGTTCGTCGCCACCGTCACCAGCTACCGCCAGGCGCTGGCGCAATACGAAGCGCTGTCGCGGGAGAACCGCAGCGAAGAAATGACCGCGTTGCTCAATGGAAAAATCCAGGACTACTCGACCCAGACCGGTGACCAGTTCGCCGAATTGATGGCGCTTTCCGCCAACGAAGTCAGCCTGTCAGCCAACCAGGCTGACTCGCTCTACAACCAGGTAAAAATCACCGTGATCGGTGCGCTGATAGCGGTCGCACTCCTGACCCTGTGCCTGGCCTGGCTGTTGATTCGCAGCATCGTCCTGCCGATCCGTCAGGCGGTCGACGTGGCCGAGCAAGTGGCCGCCGGTGACCTGAGTCAACCGATCCGCAGCCACGGCGCCGATGAAACCGCACGCTTGCTCAAGGCCCTGTCAGCCATGCAGACCAGCCTGCGGGAAACCCTGCAACTGATCAGCGGCACGTCGACTCAATTGGCGGCCGCCGCCCTGCAGATGAATCAGAGCACTCAACAGGACTCCAGTCGGCTGCAACAGCAACACAATGAAATCGAGCAGGCCGCCACGGCCGTCAACGAAATGACCGTCGCGGTGGAAGAAGTGGCACGCAACGCGGTGTCGACTTCCGACAGCACCAGACAGTCCACACAGCAAGCCAATCAGGGCCAGGCACGGGTGATTGAAACACTGGATTCGATTCAGGCGATGAGCAGCAATGCGGGCATCGCACTGCAACAGGTTCAGACCCTGGCCGAGCAGTCCCGGGAAATCGGCAAGGTGCTGGACGTGATCCGCGCCATCGCCGAACAGACCAACCTGCTCGCGCTCAATGCCGCCATCGAGGCTGCGCGAGCCGGGGAAGCCGGACGTGGTTTCGCGGTGGTGGCCGATGAAGTTCGGGCGCTGGCGCATCGCACTCAGCAATCAACCCGGGAGATCGAACAGATCATTGGCCGGGTTCAGGGCGATACCAACGGTGTGGTGATGTCGATGCACGACAACAGTCAGCGTGTTGCTGATACCTTGTCGATTGCTGAACAGGCCGGGCTGGCGCTGGCAGAAATCACCCGGGCGATGGAGCAGATCCATGAACGTAACCTGGTGATCGCCAGCGCCTCGGAAGAACAGGCGCAGGTGGCCCGTGAGGTGGATCGTAATCTGCTGAACATCCGCGACCTGTCGCTGGAAAGCGCCGACGCCGCAACCCGGACCAGCGCCACCAGCCAGGAGTTGTCGCGACTGGCGGCGGGCCTGCAAAACCTGGTGGTGCGTTTCAAATTTTGA
- a CDS encoding DMT family transporter — translation MTISTPLSGVNQPFKGILLIVVATFLFSSHDALSKYLSGFYPIVMVVWARYVVHTLLMAGIFLPQSGLRVLRTKRPLLQLFRALCLLGTSLFFTTGLQYIPLAEATAVNFLAPVLVTALSVPLLRERVTRGQWIAVICGFVGVLIIVHPGGDLFTPAVLLPLCSALFFCFYQLLTRKLSEIDSPTTSNFFAGLCNTLVMSALVPFFWKVPSLGHGLMMVALGACGMTAHLFLTQAFRHAAPALLAPFGYCQIVFAGLLGWLLFSHTPTLTTVVGIAVICCSGLAAAWQQSRR, via the coding sequence ATGACCATCAGCACCCCGCTCTCCGGTGTAAACCAACCCTTCAAAGGGATTCTGCTGATCGTTGTCGCGACCTTTCTGTTTTCCAGTCACGACGCCTTGTCGAAGTATCTATCGGGGTTTTATCCGATCGTCATGGTGGTCTGGGCCCGTTATGTGGTTCACACCTTGCTGATGGCCGGGATTTTCCTGCCGCAATCGGGGTTGCGAGTCCTGCGCACCAAACGGCCGTTGCTGCAGTTGTTCAGGGCGTTGTGCCTGTTGGGCACCAGTTTGTTCTTCACCACCGGTTTGCAGTACATCCCATTGGCCGAAGCCACGGCGGTCAACTTTCTCGCTCCGGTTCTGGTCACCGCGTTGTCGGTGCCACTGCTGCGTGAGCGGGTCACCCGTGGCCAATGGATCGCGGTGATTTGCGGATTTGTCGGCGTATTGATCATCGTCCATCCCGGCGGGGATCTGTTCACGCCAGCAGTCTTGCTGCCACTCTGCTCGGCGCTGTTTTTCTGCTTCTATCAATTGCTCACCCGCAAGCTCAGTGAAATCGACAGCCCGACCACCAGTAACTTCTTCGCCGGCCTGTGCAACACCCTGGTGATGAGTGCGTTGGTGCCGTTTTTCTGGAAAGTGCCAAGCCTTGGGCATGGATTGATGATGGTTGCACTGGGCGCCTGCGGGATGACGGCGCACCTGTTTCTGACCCAGGCGTTCCGCCATGCCGCCCCCGCGCTGCTGGCACCGTTCGGCTATTGCCAGATTGTCTTTGCCGGTTTGCTCGGCTGGTTGCTGTTTTCTCACACGCCGACCCTGACCACGGTGGTCGGGATCGCGGTGATTTGCTGCAGCGGGTTGGCGGCGGCGTGGCAACAAAGCCGCCGCTGA
- a CDS encoding sugar phosphate isomerase/epimerase family protein: MSERIFSLASLTVLELSPPEMVEVAARAGYSHVGLRLEPATAEEHHFALVADVGLRRETLARLHDTGIRVLDVEILRLKPQTVVADFEKILAVGAQLGASELLVAGNDPDEQRLTENFARLCDLAAPYGLHPHLEFMPWTDARNLEQAVRVVENADRENGAVLVDAFHFDRSGSRLEDLAKVAPSRLRYTQLCDVAGPRPTDMAEILRQARNERRFPGDGDCDLAGLLQCLPADIPLSLEIPTVKLLEQGVSGLQRAQMALDKTRELLARL; encoded by the coding sequence ATGAGTGAGCGAATCTTTTCCCTGGCCAGCCTGACGGTGCTGGAGTTGTCTCCGCCGGAGATGGTCGAAGTCGCAGCACGGGCAGGATACAGCCATGTCGGACTACGCCTTGAACCGGCGACAGCCGAAGAACATCACTTTGCGCTGGTAGCCGATGTCGGTTTACGGCGTGAGACGCTGGCGCGGCTGCACGACACCGGCATTCGTGTGCTGGATGTTGAAATCCTGCGTCTTAAACCGCAAACCGTCGTCGCCGACTTCGAGAAGATTCTGGCGGTCGGGGCGCAATTGGGTGCCAGTGAATTGCTGGTGGCCGGTAACGATCCCGACGAACAACGACTCACCGAGAACTTCGCCCGGCTGTGTGATCTGGCGGCACCTTACGGGCTGCATCCGCATCTGGAGTTCATGCCATGGACCGATGCACGCAATCTCGAACAAGCGGTGCGCGTCGTCGAAAACGCTGACCGTGAAAACGGCGCGGTGTTGGTGGACGCGTTCCATTTCGACCGATCGGGTTCGCGGTTGGAAGATCTGGCCAAAGTTGCCCCGTCACGGTTACGGTACACGCAGTTATGCGATGTCGCGGGGCCACGGCCAACGGACATGGCGGAGATTTTGCGTCAGGCGCGTAACGAGCGGCGTTTTCCGGGCGATGGTGATTGTGATCTGGCGGGGTTGTTGCAGTGTTTGCCGGCCGATATCCCGTTAAGCCTGGAGATTCCCACCGTGAAGTTGCTGGAGCAGGGCGTGAGCGGGTTGCAGCGGGCGCAGATGGCGTTGGATAAGACTCGGGAATTGTTGGCGCGCCTTTGA
- a CDS encoding Gfo/Idh/MocA family protein: MTSPLRIALIGAGNMGQQHYRHLQTLTQATLCAVADPGPQAAGLAGEWGVGYFADHRQMLEQAKPDAVIVANPNTLHVSTALDCLAAGVPVLLEKPVGVHLDEARELVAASKATGVPVLVGHHRRHNPLIVRAHELVQGGALGQLTTVTALWQLRKPDSYFETSWRREPGAGMLLTNLIHDLDLLRHLCGEVRQVQAITSNAVRGFANEDCAAVLLQFDNGALGSLTGSDAVAAPWSWELGSGENPAYPRQADQPCYLLAGTGGALSIPQLKRWHYADVDGGWHQPLLAEQERFSVDEALRLQLQHFVRVARREVEPLVSAADAARTLALVEAIREAAETGRACTPMSIEG; this comes from the coding sequence ATGACTTCGCCCCTTCGCATCGCCCTGATCGGTGCCGGCAACATGGGCCAGCAGCATTACCGGCATCTGCAAACCCTGACGCAAGCGACGTTGTGTGCGGTAGCCGATCCCGGGCCACAAGCGGCAGGCCTCGCGGGCGAATGGGGCGTGGGGTATTTCGCGGATCACCGTCAGATGCTGGAGCAGGCGAAGCCAGACGCGGTGATCGTCGCCAACCCGAACACGCTCCACGTCAGCACGGCGCTCGATTGCCTCGCCGCCGGCGTGCCGGTGCTACTGGAAAAACCGGTGGGTGTGCACCTGGATGAAGCGCGCGAACTGGTGGCCGCGTCAAAAGCCACCGGAGTTCCCGTGCTGGTCGGCCACCATCGCCGGCATAATCCGTTGATCGTCCGCGCCCATGAACTGGTGCAGGGTGGCGCTTTGGGGCAGCTGACGACGGTGACGGCGCTCTGGCAGTTGCGCAAACCCGACAGCTATTTCGAAACGTCGTGGCGCCGCGAGCCCGGTGCGGGGATGTTGTTGACCAACCTGATTCACGACCTCGACCTGCTGCGGCATCTGTGCGGCGAAGTGCGCCAGGTGCAGGCAATCACCAGCAATGCGGTGCGCGGATTTGCCAACGAAGATTGCGCGGCGGTGCTGCTGCAATTCGACAACGGCGCACTGGGCAGCCTGACCGGTTCCGACGCGGTGGCGGCGCCCTGGAGTTGGGAGCTGGGTTCCGGGGAGAATCCGGCCTATCCGCGCCAGGCCGATCAGCCCTGTTACTTGCTGGCCGGGACGGGCGGTGCATTGAGCATTCCGCAGCTCAAGCGCTGGCACTACGCCGACGTCGATGGCGGATGGCATCAACCGTTGCTGGCGGAACAGGAACGCTTCAGCGTCGATGAAGCATTGCGTTTGCAGTTGCAGCACTTCGTGCGCGTGGCGCGTCGGGAAGTCGAACCCTTGGTGAGCGCGGCCGATGCTGCGCGCACCCTGGCGCTGGTTGAGGCGATTCGCGAGGCCGCCGAAACCGGTCGTGCCTGCACCCCGATGTCAATCGAGGGATGA
- a CDS encoding IclR family transcriptional regulator, with amino-acid sequence MAGSQIERVFSVLESLTSDPRGLPMQTLAEQLDIPKSATHRLLTELIRLGYVRQNPENLRYHLSTKLVAMGFRYLSSSGADIVQPVLDRLAEETGELVRLGVIEGERQVWIAKSQGARSGLRYDPDMGRDAPLFYTASGHAWLACMSDAEALSLVERQGSERPKDLGPNAPRSNIELLERLRLAREQGYAWVEESSAVGTSAIAAVVRHPSDGRVIGVLSIAGPSARMPGARLHELAPLLLKFTEELSAASLASELFV; translated from the coding sequence ATGGCCGGCAGTCAGATCGAACGTGTTTTCAGCGTGCTGGAAAGCCTCACCAGTGACCCTCGCGGCCTGCCGATGCAGACGTTGGCGGAGCAACTGGACATCCCCAAAAGCGCGACCCACCGTCTGCTCACCGAGCTGATTCGGCTGGGTTACGTGCGACAGAATCCGGAGAACCTGCGCTATCACCTGTCGACCAAACTGGTGGCGATGGGTTTCCGTTACCTGTCGAGCAGCGGCGCCGATATCGTGCAGCCGGTGCTCGATCGCCTGGCCGAGGAAACCGGCGAGCTGGTGCGCCTTGGCGTTATTGAAGGCGAGCGCCAGGTCTGGATCGCCAAGTCTCAGGGCGCTCGCTCGGGCCTGCGTTACGACCCGGACATGGGCCGTGATGCGCCCTTGTTCTATACCGCTTCGGGCCATGCATGGCTGGCGTGCATGAGCGATGCCGAAGCGTTGTCGCTGGTGGAGCGTCAGGGGAGCGAACGGCCGAAAGACCTGGGGCCTAACGCGCCGCGCTCCAACATTGAGTTACTGGAACGCCTGCGTCTGGCGCGAGAGCAGGGCTATGCCTGGGTCGAAGAGAGTTCGGCCGTGGGCACCTCGGCGATAGCGGCGGTGGTGCGTCACCCAAGCGATGGTCGAGTGATCGGTGTGCTGAGCATTGCCGGGCCAAGCGCGCGGATGCCGGGGGCACGGTTGCATGAACTGGCGCCGCTGTTGTTGAAGTTCACTGAAGAGCTGTCTGCCGCAAGCCTGGCTTCGGAGTTGTTCGTCTAA